A stretch of the Aggregatibacter sp. HMT-949 genome encodes the following:
- the waaF gene encoding lipopolysaccharide heptosyltransferase II — MNILIIGPSWVGDMIMSHSLYQQLKQQYLNCQIDVMAPNWCKPLLARMPEVRKAIEMPLGHGKFALYERYRLGKALRHQYDMAIVLPNSLKSAFIPFFAKIPYRRGWKGESRYILLNDLRANKKDYPMMVQRYVALAFESNAVPKADDIPVRKPYLVVEPQQQTATFKTFEKQTALLGGRPIIGFCPGAEFGPAKRWPHYHYAALAKMLIEQGYAVELFGSLKDMDAGEQIRHALPFELQPFCLNLAGQTNLNQAVDLLANCTAVVTNDSGLMHVAAATDRPLVALYGPTSPTYTPPLSEKAVIIRLIEGDLIKVRKSTDSTEGYHQSLIDITPDMVMEKLHILLGNK; from the coding sequence GTGAATATTTTAATTATTGGCCCGTCCTGGGTCGGCGATATGATCATGTCGCACAGTTTGTATCAACAGCTCAAACAGCAATATTTGAATTGCCAAATCGATGTAATGGCACCGAATTGGTGTAAGCCGTTGTTGGCGCGCATGCCGGAAGTGCGTAAGGCGATTGAAATGCCGTTAGGGCATGGTAAATTCGCGTTATACGAACGTTATCGTTTGGGCAAAGCCTTGCGTCACCAATATGATATGGCGATTGTGTTACCAAACTCATTGAAGTCTGCATTTATTCCGTTTTTTGCCAAAATCCCATATCGTCGCGGTTGGAAGGGGGAAAGCCGTTATATTTTGTTGAACGATTTGCGTGCCAATAAAAAAGATTATCCGATGATGGTGCAACGTTATGTGGCGTTGGCGTTTGAATCCAATGCGGTGCCAAAAGCAGATGACATTCCCGTGCGCAAACCCTATTTAGTTGTTGAGCCGCAGCAACAGACGGCGACTTTCAAAACCTTTGAAAAACAGACCGCACTTTTAGGCGGTCGCCCGATTATCGGCTTTTGTCCCGGTGCGGAATTCGGTCCGGCGAAGCGTTGGCCGCATTATCATTACGCTGCATTAGCCAAAATGCTGATTGAACAAGGCTATGCCGTGGAACTGTTCGGCTCGCTGAAAGATATGGATGCCGGCGAGCAAATTCGCCATGCGTTGCCGTTCGAACTACAACCATTTTGTTTGAATTTAGCGGGGCAAACCAATTTAAATCAAGCGGTCGATTTGCTTGCAAATTGTACCGCAGTCGTTACTAATGACAGCGGCTTGATGCATGTTGCTGCCGCCACCGACCGCCCACTGGTCGCGTTATACGGTCCAACCAGTCCGACTTATACACCGCCGCTTTCCGAGAAAGCAGTGATTATTCGCTTGATTGAAGGTGATTTGATCAAAGTGCGTAAGAGCACTGATAGCACGGAAGGGTATCATCAAAGTTTGATTGACATTACGCCCGACATGGTAATGGAAAAATTGCATATTTTATTAGGAAATAAATGA
- the rfaD gene encoding ADP-glyceromanno-heptose 6-epimerase — MIIVTGGAGFIGSNIVKALNDIGRKDILVVDNLKDGTKFANLADLDIADYCDKDDFIAAIIAGDDFGDIDAVFHEGACSATTEWDGKYIMHNNYEYSKELLHYCLDRKIPFLYASSAATYGDTKIFREEREFEGPLNVYGYSKFLFDQYVRNILPEAKSPVCGFRYFNVYGPRESHKGAMASVAFHLNNQILKGENPKLFAGSENFRRDFVYVGDVAAVNLWCWQNGISGIYNLGTGNAESFKAVADAVVKFHGKGQIETIPFPEHLKSRYQEYTQADLTKLRSTGYDKPFKTVAEGVAEYMAWLNK; from the coding sequence ATGATTATCGTAACAGGCGGCGCGGGCTTTATTGGTAGTAACATCGTCAAAGCATTAAACGATATAGGGCGCAAAGATATTTTAGTTGTGGATAATTTAAAAGACGGCACGAAATTTGCTAATTTAGCGGATTTGGATATTGCCGATTATTGCGACAAAGATGATTTTATCGCCGCCATTATTGCCGGCGACGATTTTGGTGACATTGATGCGGTGTTCCATGAAGGGGCTTGTTCTGCCACCACCGAATGGGACGGCAAATACATCATGCATAATAATTATGAATATTCCAAAGAATTGTTGCATTATTGTCTTGATCGCAAAATTCCATTTCTTTACGCTTCCAGCGCGGCAACCTATGGCGATACTAAAATCTTCCGTGAAGAGCGCGAATTTGAAGGCCCGTTGAATGTGTACGGCTATTCTAAGTTCTTATTTGATCAATATGTACGTAACATTTTGCCGGAAGCGAAATCACCGGTATGCGGATTTCGTTATTTTAACGTGTATGGGCCGCGCGAAAGCCACAAAGGCGCGATGGCAAGCGTCGCATTCCATTTAAATAATCAAATCTTAAAAGGTGAAAACCCGAAATTATTTGCCGGTAGTGAAAATTTCCGTCGTGACTTCGTGTATGTCGGCGATGTGGCTGCAGTGAACCTTTGGTGTTGGCAAAATGGTATTTCCGGTATTTATAATCTCGGCACGGGTAACGCAGAAAGTTTCAAAGCGGTTGCCGATGCGGTGGTGAAATTCCATGGCAAAGGTCAAATCGAAACAATTCCGTTCCCGGAACATTTGAAATCTCGCTATCAAGAATATACCCAAGCGGATTTAACCAAACTTCGCTCAACCGGCTACGATAAACCGTTTAAAACGGTGGCGGAAGGCGTAGCCGAATACATGGCATGGTTAAATAAATAA
- the deoC gene encoding deoxyribose-phosphate aldolase, protein MNMKQLAQYIDHTALAAEKTEQDILTLCDEAIRYGFYSVCINSGYIPLAKKKLANTKVKICTVVGFPLGANLTSVKAFEAAKAIKAGANEIDMVINVGWIKSNKWEAVKADIQAVFDTCRSIPLKVILETCLLNKEEIVKACEICKEIGVAFVKTSTGFNKGGATVEDVALMKRTVGDIGVKASGGIRDTDTALAMIKAGATRIGASAGIAIIGQTADRADNY, encoded by the coding sequence GTGAATATGAAACAACTTGCTCAATATATTGATCACACCGCACTGGCTGCTGAGAAAACCGAACAAGATATTTTAACGCTGTGCGATGAGGCGATTCGGTACGGTTTTTATTCCGTATGCATTAATTCCGGCTATATTCCTCTTGCAAAAAAGAAACTGGCCAACACAAAAGTGAAAATCTGTACCGTAGTGGGGTTTCCGTTAGGTGCAAATTTAACTTCCGTGAAAGCCTTTGAAGCGGCAAAAGCGATAAAAGCCGGTGCAAACGAAATTGATATGGTGATTAACGTTGGTTGGATAAAATCGAATAAATGGGAAGCGGTAAAAGCGGATATTCAAGCCGTATTCGACACTTGCCGAAGTATTCCACTCAAAGTGATTTTAGAAACTTGCCTGCTCAATAAAGAAGAAATCGTAAAGGCTTGCGAAATTTGTAAAGAAATCGGTGTTGCCTTTGTAAAAACTTCGACCGGATTCAACAAGGGCGGGGCGACGGTAGAAGATGTAGCGCTAATGAAGCGAACCGTCGGCGATATCGGCGTGAAAGCCTCCGGCGGCATCCGCGATACCGACACCGCATTAGCGATGATTAAGGCGGGTGCCACACGAATCGGCGCCAGTGCGGGCATTGCAATTATCGGTCAAACCGCCGACCGCGCAGACAATTATTAA
- the mazG gene encoding nucleoside triphosphate pyrophosphohydrolase — MSYSIQDFIRLIARLRNPNGGCPWDLKQNYTSMIPCLIEETYEVIEAIQKKDMVNLREELGDLLLQVVFFSQLASEDHYFTFDDVLNDVAQKIVRRHPHVFGNLNAGNEEEALARWNEIKAQEKSGKVVHSILDSIPHAFPALLRAQKLQKQCAKVGFDWREIPPVIGKIEEELQEVKTELLQTPQNAERLEEEIGDLIFATVNLARHIKCDAEESLRKANYKFEQRFRNIERKANALGTSLEALSLAEMNRLWDEVKNEEK, encoded by the coding sequence ATGAGCTATTCTATTCAAGATTTTATTCGACTTATCGCTCGACTTCGTAATCCTAACGGTGGCTGTCCTTGGGATCTTAAACAAAATTATACCTCAATGATTCCTTGTTTGATTGAAGAAACCTATGAAGTTATTGAGGCGATTCAAAAGAAAGATATGGTCAATTTACGTGAGGAACTCGGCGATCTTCTTCTTCAAGTCGTGTTTTTCAGTCAACTTGCCTCGGAAGATCATTATTTCACTTTTGATGATGTACTCAATGATGTGGCGCAGAAAATCGTTCGTCGTCATCCTCATGTATTCGGAAATTTGAATGCTGGAAACGAGGAGGAAGCGCTTGCCCGTTGGAACGAAATTAAAGCGCAAGAAAAATCCGGCAAGGTCGTTCATTCGATTCTGGATTCAATTCCTCATGCCTTTCCGGCGTTGCTTCGTGCACAAAAATTACAAAAACAATGTGCTAAAGTTGGCTTTGATTGGCGTGAAATTCCTCCGGTTATCGGGAAAATAGAAGAAGAATTGCAAGAAGTGAAAACGGAACTGCTTCAAACACCGCAAAATGCCGAGCGTTTGGAAGAAGAGATCGGCGATTTGATTTTTGCAACGGTGAATCTTGCCCGCCATATAAAATGTGATGCCGAAGAGAGTTTGCGCAAAGCCAATTATAAATTTGAGCAACGTTTCCGCAACATCGAACGAAAAGCAAATGCGCTAGGGACCTCGCTTGAAGCGCTTTCCTTAGCCGAAATGAATAGGTTGTGGGATGAAGTGAAAAACGAAGAAAAATAA